From the genome of Aerococcus urinaehominis:
CTGAAGAACTCAGCCGTGACCTTCTTCTTCCAGTCGGCACTAGGCTTTGAGGAGATCAACTTGGAGACCCTGCCCCTGGATGACAAGGGCCGGATGGCTGTTGACCATGGGCGCTTGGCCTTCTGCTTGTCTATTATGAGCCCGCTTTATGAGCGCAGTAGTTACCTCTACCGCCAGGTCCGCGACATCTTGGTCGACCTGGATCCCCAGGCCTTTACTTGGCGGCGGGACTTCTTCCGTGAGACGGCGGCCCGCCACGACCAGATTTTTGATCCCATATTTGAAGGGATTTCCGGCAACAAGGCCCGGATTCTGGTTGACGCTGGCCTGGGGTCTAAGGAGGATTTTGCTGACGTCACCCGGGACCAAGTCCTGGCCCTTGACGGTATCGGCCCTAAAACCCTGGACCAACTGGCTAGCAATGGGGTTATTTTCAAGGACCAAGACTAGCCGAGAGGTCTGGTGGTGGGCTGGGGTCATTGATAGTTTTTAGGTTTCGAGGGCTTGGGGGGCTGATTGTTTTGGCTTTTGGGCTGGCTGGATTATAATCAAGGTTTTGACCGGGGCTGCTTGGATTTGGCTGTGTTACAATGAAACAAGTAATGAAAACAGACCTTTAAGGAGGACTTTATGTCAGAAAAAAATTATCCCAATCTCTTTATTCGCTGCCTAGTGATGGTGGGTTATATCCTGCTGATTAATATTACCAATGGCCTGCCCATGATGACCTTGGCCCTGCCTAATGGCTGGGGGCTGGTGGTTGGTCTAGTGAGCCTGGTGGTTAGTTTTGCTATGATTTACTGGTTATTTTGCCAATACCGCAAGTGGGTGGTGGGCCAGCCCGGCTCTGACCAGCTTGCGCCGGACCAGCCACTTGGCGACCGCCAAGACCTGGCCGCTCAGCCGGCGGGTTCAGCAGCTGATAAAAATCAGGGCCGCTTAGCTGCTATCAAGGGCCTGGGCCAACCTAATGGCAAGCTGGTTGTGATCTACTTCCTAATTATGCGGGTGGTGGTGGCGGTCCTATCTTGGCTGATCCTCTACCTGAATGGCGATCAAACGACGGCTAACGACCAGGCCATTATTGATGCCTTTAGCCAGGGGTCAACGGTCGGCATCCTGGTGGCGTTAGTGGTTATGTGCCTGGTGGCGCCCCTGGCTGAGGAGCTGATTTTCCGCGGTTTGATGACCCACTATCTCTTCAAGGGTAAACAGACCCATTTGACGGCCATCGTGGCCAGTCTGCTTTTCTCTAGCGTCCACCTATCAACCAACTTCCTCTCCTTCTTCCTTTATTTTGCCATGGGCTATATCATGCACCGGGCCTACTTCCAGCGTATGAAGCTGGTTGATGCCATGGCAGTCCATGCCTTAAATAATTTCTTCGCCACCCTGGGCGTTTTCTACCTGATTTACTTTGGGTAAGTTTAGTTGAATAGGGTGTGAGGGCTGGCGTTTAGAACTGAATCCTTGGAATATAAGACGACCAATATCACAGATATTGTGTCGGATTTTATGAAAGGACTTCAGTTCTGCCAGACCGAACCCGACTAAAGGGTGTGAGCTTTGGCGCTCAGGAATGAATCACTGGAAGGAATGAGGCCAATAGCTGCAAGCTATTGAGACTAATTTCTGAAGTGACGTCATGCCTGCCAAGTCGAACCCGACTAAACAGGGTGCGAGCGTTGGCGCTTAGACCAGGATCCTTGGAACCCCAGGCTAGTAATATCGCAGATATTGTGTCGGATTTTATGAAAGGACTTCAGTTCTGCCAGACCGAACCCGACTAAAGGGTGTGGGGGCTGCTTTTTCAAAGCCGACTAGTGGCCCTGCTGACAAGTACATATGAACTAGAAACCGCCTAGCGCTAATTCTTAAGTGAGCTAGGCGGTTTTTTTTATGCTGCTGGTTTCAGGGATGAGTATTTTTGGCTGGTAGAATTCACTACTCTAACTAGGCGATAAGGGGTAGAGAATTGTCTACAAGGTGTGGCGCTGCCTTATTTGTTAAAATTCACTACCCTAATTGGGTGATGAGGGGCAGAGAAATTGTTTATAGTGTGTGGCCTGCCTTATTTGTTAGAATTTACTACTCTAATTAGGCGAGAAGGGGTAGAGAAATTGTCTATGAGGAGTAGCATTGCCTTGGTCGGTCAAAATCATTACCCTAACTAGGCGAAAAGGTGTAGAGAAATTGTCTTTAGAGCTGGGAATTTCCCAGCTGATGAAATTCACTACCCTAACTGGGTGATAAGGGGTAGAGAAACTGTTTATAGTATGTGTCCTGCCTTATTTGTTAGAATTCACTACCCTAATTAGGTGATAAAGGGCAGAGAAATTGGCTATAGGGTGTGACGTTGCCTTGGTCGGTGATTAAGTCCATATAATTGTGTAAAAAGAAAAACCATAATAATCTTTTTTGGTTACAATGTAATTGGCTAAAACACATTGAAAGGAAGATTATTATGGCTCAACTAAATATTACCCTAAACTTAGAAGAAATTACAGAGGCAGTTCTAAACAGTGATATGGATCAGATGATGAAGTCCCTAACTGTAACCATCTTTAATGCCTATATGCAAGCAGAGCGTGAGGAATTTATTAATGCTAAGCGCTATGAGCGCACAGATGACCGGAAAGATTATCGTAATGGCTCCTATAAAAGAAACTTTAAAACAAAGGTAGGGACTGTTGAACTGGATGTCCCTCGGACACGATCAGGAGAATTTGATACCAAGCTATTCGATAAATATCAACGTATGGACAAGGCCTTTGTGGCTGTTTTAACCGAAATGTATATTAATGGGGTCTCAACACGCCGTATTAAGAAGGTTGTTGAAACACTCTGTGGCGAAGGTGTTTCTAAATCATTTGTCTCTTCAGTAAATAAAAACTTGGACCCTGCTGTTTTCGAATTTAAAGGGCGTTCCCTAACACATACGAATTTTCGATATGTTTATGTCGATGCCATGTATATTAAAGTTCGCGAAAACCATCGTTCTGTCTTTAAAGGTGTTTATATTGCTCAGGGTATTAACGATGATAATCGTCGCGAAATTATCGGCTTTATGATTGCTGATAATGAATCAGAAGAAAACTGGAAGAACTTCTTCCTTGATTTAAAGGCCAGAGGCCTAACTAAACCAACATTAATTATATCTGACGCCCACAAGGGACTAAAATCAGCGATTAGTAATCAATTTTTAGGCACTACCTGGCAACGGTGTACGGTTCATTTTCTACGTAATATTTTAGCTCATTTTCCAAAAAAGGATTGCAGTCATGAGAGAAGTCTTCTAAAGAGAATATTTAATGCTGATAGTCAACAAAGAGCGCGAGAGTTAAAATTTGAATTTGTAGAATACGTTAGTGGCAATGAGAAATATGACAAAGCTGTTAATACGCTAGAGGAAGGCTTCGAAGATGCTATCCCATACTTATTAGAACCCACACCTTATCGCGTTTCACTGAAAACAACTAACAGTCTAGAAAGGCTAAATCGAGAAATTAGAAGAAGAGAGAAAGTTGTCGGCCTCTTTCCTAATATAGAGGCTGCGGAGCGACTTATAGGAAGTGTATTGCTTGATTTGCATGAATATTGGGAGACATGTCCTCATAAATTCTTTAATAACATAGTCTAAATATTTATACCCACCAATTACATTCTATAATTTACACAAGATTGTGGACTTGACATGGTCGGTCAAAATTACTCCCCTAACTAAGCGAAAAGAGCTAGTGAAGCTAGCTTTAGCGGCACTGATTTTCTAACTATCCTAAATCACTCCTCTAACTAGGCGCGTTCGTGTAGTGAATATCGTTTCACCACCAAGCGCTGTGTGCCAGCCTTGAATTAGCCTTTAAAATAAAACAGCCCCGTCCCTGATGCTTTCATCAAGGGCGGGGCTGTTAGTTTATTTAACTGGATTAAGCTCGCTGGCGGTTGTTGAGCCAGAGACCTACTAGGATACCGATTAGGGCTGGGAGGATCCAGCCAAAGCCGACGCCATAGAGGGGCAGGTAGCTGGTGGCCCAAGCTTGGACGGCTGTACCTAGGCCGGACTCAGATAAGACGGCTGGGGCGGTCCGGATAAAATCGACCAGGGCTGGCACCAGGGTAAAGGCGGTGGCTGCTTGGTAGACGCGCGGTCCTTGCCAACGATAAGGCAGGAGGGCGACCACAATCAGGACGATGGCCAGCGGGTAGAGCAGCATGAGGACAGGTAGGGATAATTGAATGATAGCGGTTAGACCGATGTTGGCGACGCCAAATCCGACCAGGCTGGCGATGATGGCCCAGGCCCGTTGGCTGATAAGGTTAGGGAACATGCCGGCAAAGGTTTCGGATAGGGCCACAATTAGGCCGATAGCGGTCTTGAGACAGGCCACAAACATCAGGAGGGCCAAGAGGACTTGACCGGCCTGGCCAAAGTAGTGTTGGGTGATTTGTGACAGGGCAATACCGCCGTTTTCAGCTAGGGGCAGGTAGTTGCGTGACTGCCAGCCTAAGAGGGCCAATGCCAGGTAGATAATTGACATCAACAAGATAGCTAGGAAGCCAGATTTGACCACTTCAACGGCGACCAGGCGGCCTTCTTTGACGCCAAAATCCTGGATGGCCTTAATCACGATAATTCCGAAGGCCAAACCTGCCAGGGAGTCCATGGTGTTGTAACCTTCTAAGAGCCCGGTTGTCAAGGCTTGGCCGGCAAAATTACCAGTCGCCATTTGGCTGGTGTCCAAACCGGCTGGATCGAGCCAGGCGCGGATGACAATGACCAGTAAGAGGGCCAGGAAAATCGGGGTCAGGTACTTACCTACCCATTCGATAATCCGCGATGGGCGCAGGGCCAAAAAAAGGGCCAGGGCAAAGAATATTAAGGAATAGCTAAAGAGACCCAGGCCTTGCTGGTTGGCCGGGACGAAGCTGGTCAGGCCAACTTCATAGGAGACGGTGGCCAAACGGGGAATGGCAAAGAAGGGGCCGATGGTTAGGTACAAGGCAATGGTAAAGAAGTAGCCAAAGGGTTTAGATACCCGGCTGGCCAGGGTCATGACCGAATCTGACCCGGAAATCCCCATGGCGGCAATGGCCAAGAGGGGCAGGCCGACAGCTGTCAGGTTAAAGCCCAGACTGGCGATCAGGGTCTGGTTGGCAGCGGCTTGACCGAGGAAAATGGGAAAGATAATATTACCGGCACCAAAAAAGAGGCCGAACAACATGAGTGCGGTGACCAGTCGCTGGCTGCGACTGAGGGATTGTTTTTTCATAATGTAACTCCTCCTAATTATAAAGTTAAATTATACCATCATTGGTCAATTGTATGAATTGTTAGTTATTAAGAAACAATTAAAAAAAGTTTAAGAGTGGCTGGATATTTTTCACAAGCCACCGGTCGATAAAAGTTTTTATTTGCTATATTTAGCCAACAAACTTCACAAAGTCCGTGATAACAGTCTTTTTAAATTTTATAACAATTCTAATCTGTCAAAATTGACAGAAAATTCGAAAATTGACTTGCATTATTCTTAAGAATGCGTAAAATAATCTTTAACAAATTATTTGGGGAGGAAAAAACAATGAAGAAGAAATCTTTGTTTGGCTTGGCAGCTTCTGCCATGCTTCTATTGGCCGCTTGTGGCGGCGGTGGCGGAAATTCTGCCGGCAATGCGAGTGGGGACGCGGATACTGCTAAATTCGGTTTAGTGACGATTTTATCTGGTAACGCGGCGGCTTATGGTACTTCTATTAAAGAGGGTGCTGAGTTAGCCGTTGAAGAAATTAACCAAAAGGGTGACGGTCAAGTTGAACTGATTGTCGAAGATGACAAGGGTGACAAGAATGAGACCATCAACGCCGTCAACAAGCTGATCCACTCTGACAATGTCTTAGCCATTGAAGGGCCAACTTTATCAGGTCAAATGTTTGCGGCTGGCCCAATTGGCCAAGAAGCGGGCGTGACCATGCTGGGAACCTCAACCACAGCTGAAGGTATCACTGATATCGGTGACTACATCTTCCGTAACTCCATTCCTGAGTCAACGGCAGTTGCTGAAGCCGTTCGCCAGTCACACGATGAATTAGGCTACAAGACAGCTGCCGTCCTTTATTCACAAAACAACGACATGATGGTATCTGTTAACAATACCCTGCAAGATACCTTTAATGAAGTTGGGGTAGAAGTGGTAACCACCGAAACCTTTGCGGATGGCGATACAGACTTCTCAGCCCAATTAACTAACATCAAGGCGAAAAATCCAGACGTAATTGCGGTGGCTTCGCTTTACCAAGAGGGGGCTCTCATCGTTAAGAAGGCCCGGGAAATGGGGCTAAACCAACCAATCGTTGGCTCTAACGGCTTTAACTCACCTGAGTTTATCGAACAAGCTGGAGCAGCGGCTGACGGTTCTATTGTTGGGACACCTTGGTTCCCAGACCGCGATTCTGACAAGGTCCGTGACTTCAACGCTAACTACGAAGCTAAGTACGGCAAGAAGCCTGACCAATTTGCGGCCCAATCTTATGACGCCATCTACCTGCTTTACCAAGCTTGGTTAGATTCAGGCAAGACCCAAGACCGGGCAGCCTTCCGCGACGCCTTAGCCAACATCGATACCATTGAAGGGGTAACCGGTGACTTCAAGTTCACTGAAAAAGGTGACCCAGAAATGGCCGTACAAGTCTTGAAGATTGAAGATGGCCAATTTACAGAATTAAGTGAATAACATAAACGGGCAGGAATAAGATAAATTGTTCCTGCTCTGTTTATTTATCTAATGCGCGTTCATTTAATCACAAACAAAAAATTTCATTTACTATCCATGCAAAGGAGGAAACATATGTTTATCCAACAATTGGTTAATGGCCTGACACTCGGGTCAACTTACGCCATTTTCGCTATTGGTTACACCCTGATTCTGGGGGTTTTGGGCATTATCAATATGGCCCATGGGGAAATCTTCATGTTCGGTGCCTATACGGCCCTCATCCTAGTTTCCCGCTACCAAGTTAATATTTTCCTGGCTCTTTTAGTGGCTATGGTGGTCGGGGCAATCCTTGGCTTCCTGCTAGAATTCCTAGCCTTCCGTCCGCTTAGACGGGCTAATGTGTCGCATTTGGCGCCGCTGATTTCAACTATCGGGATTTCCTTGATTTTAGAAAACCTGGCCTTGAATCTGTTTGGCCCGCAAACCCATGCCTTCCCTAAGGTGTTAGATGACTATGCCTTCTCAATTGGGGATGTTAATGTCTCTAAGGTCCAAGTGGTCTCATTCCTAACAGCTATTATTTTAATGGTGATTATTTCTTATGTGATCAACAAGACCAAGGTTGGTAAAGGCATCCGGGCCACTTCGGAAAATCCGGAAACGGCTGAGTTACTAGGCATCAACACCTCACGGACCATTACCATGACCGTTATGCTGGCTTCGGCCTTGGGTGCGGCTTCAGGTGTCTTGATGGGGCTAACCTATGATGCCATTTCACCAACCATGGGGGGCCAAATGTCCTTCAAGGGACTGGCGGTTGTTATCCTGGGTGGTCTGGGTAATATCAACGGGGCCGTAATTGGCGGTTTCATTTTAGGGATTGCTGAGGTCTTCACCGTGGCTTACGGGGCCTCTGCTTGGCGCGATGCCATTGCCTTTATCCTAATTATTATCCTCTTGTTCTTCCGTCCCCAAGGTCTCTTTGGCGGCATCAAGAAAGGCGGTCGACCTTAATGAGCTTTTTGAATCCATATTATCTACAAGTTGCCATGTTCGCCTTGATTAATGCGATCGCGGCTATTTCAGTTTTTATTGTTCTCCAGTCGGGCCAGGTGTCTTTGGGTTCGGCCGGTTTTATGTCGATTGGGGCCTACACCTCAGCGATTTTGACTATGAATTACAATGTGCCCATGTTCCTATCCATTTTGATTGGGGCCATTGTGGCGGCGGTTGTTTCCCTGATTATCGGGGTGCCAACCACTAAACTATCCGGTCTTTATTTGACCATTGCCACCATTGGCTTCTCTGAAGTGGTCCGGGTCCTCTTTTTAAACCTGGAAATCACCAACGGGGCCCTGGGGCTATCAGGCATTCCGTCCCTGGGTCAAGAAGTGACCAACCTATTGGCCGGTTGGGGGCTGTTAAATACTGGCATCCAGTACAACCAACTGCAATCACTGGTTCAAATTGTCATTGTGGCCTTGATTATGGCCGTGATTGTCTACTTGTGGCTAAACTTAGAGCAATCTAAAATCGGCCGGGCCTTCCTGGCGGTTAAGGCGGACAACCATGCCGCTGAGTTGGCCGGGATCAATGTGGCCAAGTACAAGTTGACCTCCTTTGTCCTATCAGCCTTTGTGGCTGGGGTAGCGGGTGCCCTCTTTGCTCACGCCACTAACTTTATCAACCCGGGCGACTTTGACTTCAGCCTGTCAGTGGACAACCTCTTGTGCGTGGTCTTCGGTGGTTCGGACGTGATTTGGGGACCAATCCTGGGGTCAATTGTGCTGACAGCCTTGCCAGAAATGCTGCGCTTTATGGCCGAATGGCGGGATATGATTTACGGTATCCTGCTGGTCTTGCTCTTGATTTTCCGGACGGACGGGATTATTACCGTGGATATGGTGCGGCGGTTGCGGGCCAAACGCCAGGCTGGTAAAACCCCTGACTATGTGACAGCTAATCAAAAAGATAAGGAGGGTGCCTAATGTTACTGACACTTGAACATGTTGCCAAGGAATTTGGTGGGGTGGTGGCCTTAAAGGACGTCTCCTTTGCCGTCAAGGACCAAGAAATCTTTGGCATTATCGGGCCAAATGGGGCCGGCAAGACCACCCTCTTTAATATGATTACCGGCGTTTTCCCAGTCACCCGCGGCGAGATGACCATGGCTGGCCAGGATATCAACGGCCTCAAGTCCCATGAAATCGTTAAGCGCGGCATCAGCCGGACCTTCCAAAATATTCGCTTGTTTGACCAGATGACTGCCATTGAAAACGTGGTAGTGGGCATGCATAGCGAGTTGGATGCCAACTTTATGACCTCGATCTTTAAGACCAAGGCCCAGCGCCAGGAAGAGGCGGCGGCCTTTGCCAAGGCTTATCAGTTGCTTGAAATGGTGGGCTTGGAGACTTTCGCGGAAGACCTGGCCGGGTCCCTGCCGTATGGGGCCCAACGCCGGCTTGAAATCGCCCGGGCCATGGCGGCTGATCCGAAGCTCTTATTATTGGATGAGCCGGCAGCCGGGATGAACGACTCGGAAACGGCCGACCTGATGGCCTTGATTCGTAAAATCAACGATATGGGCGTGACTATCATCGTGATCGAGCACGATATGAACCTAATGATGGAAATTTGTGACCGGATTGTGGCCATTAATTTCGGGGTCAAGATCGCGGACGGCACGCCAGCTGAAATTCAAAATGACCAGGCTGTTATCGATGCCTACTTAGGCGAATAGGAGGGCTTTTATGTTAAAAATAGACCAGGTACAAGCGGGCTATGGCAATATCATAGCCTTAAAAGAAATTTCCCTAGCGGTTGAAGCCGGTCAGATTGTTTCCCTGATTGGGGCCAATGGGGCAGGTAAGTCAACCCTGATGAAGACCATCATGCAGGTGATTAAACCTAAGTCTGGCCAGGTCACCTTTATGGACCAATCCTTGACCAGCCTGCCGACTTATAAAGTCGTGGACGCCGGCATTGCCTTGGTGCCAGAGGGCCGGCAAATCCTGGAATCCATGACCGTATTGGAAAACCTCGAAATGGGGGCCTTCCAGCGGACTGACGATGAAATTGACCAGGATATTGAAAAGATTTTTAGCCAGTTCCCAATTTTAAAAGAACGGCAAAAACAATTGGGCGGGACCCTGTCTGGTGGCCAGCAGCAGATGCTAGCCATTGGCCGGGCCCTGATGTCGCGGCCGCAGCTGCTCTTGTTGGATGAGCCATCCATGGGGCTAGCGCCCTTGGTGGTTAAAGAAATTTTTGAGGTCATCCAGCAGATCAACCAGGGCGGCATGACCGTCCTCTTGGTTGAGCAAAATGCTTCTAAGGCCCTGGAAATTGCCGACTACGCTTATGTGATGGAAACCGGCAAGATTGTTTTAGAAGGGGCCGGCCCTGACTTGGCCGCCGACCCGCGGGTTAAGGCTGCTTATCTGGGCGGCTAGCTTATAATTTTACTTTTGTGAGGGCTGGGGCCGGGTCCCCAGCCTTTTTATTGTGGTCTTTGTCGGCTGGCGGCTTTGCTTGTCGGCTTTGGCTGGCTTTTGCTGGGCTGGCTGGCCTATTTGAGGCGGCGGACTTCGGTTTAGCTTAGGCGGAGCTTGGCGTGCGGTTTAGTTTAGGGGAGCTCGGTGTGCGTGTTTGGTGGGCGGCTCAGCCTAGGGGGCCATAGCGCAGGGTTCAACTTAGGGAGCCTTGGCGCTTAACTAGCCTAAGTGCGCTAGCTAAGCTATTTGGGGTTCGGGTTTCTTGGTTAGCTGTAGCGGCTGTGGCCCTGAACTAGCTTAAGTGTGTTAGTTAAGCTACTTGGGGTGGCGGATTTTCCGCTTATTGGCGCGGCTGCGGCGCTGAACTAGCTTAAGTGCGTTAGTTAAGCTACTT
Proteins encoded in this window:
- a CDS encoding CPBP family intramembrane glutamic endopeptidase, whose product is MSEKNYPNLFIRCLVMVGYILLINITNGLPMMTLALPNGWGLVVGLVSLVVSFAMIYWLFCQYRKWVVGQPGSDQLAPDQPLGDRQDLAAQPAGSAADKNQGRLAAIKGLGQPNGKLVVIYFLIMRVVVAVLSWLILYLNGDQTTANDQAIIDAFSQGSTVGILVALVVMCLVAPLAEELIFRGLMTHYLFKGKQTHLTAIVASLLFSSVHLSTNFLSFFLYFAMGYIMHRAYFQRMKLVDAMAVHALNNFFATLGVFYLIYFG
- a CDS encoding ABC transporter ATP-binding protein, giving the protein MLLTLEHVAKEFGGVVALKDVSFAVKDQEIFGIIGPNGAGKTTLFNMITGVFPVTRGEMTMAGQDINGLKSHEIVKRGISRTFQNIRLFDQMTAIENVVVGMHSELDANFMTSIFKTKAQRQEEAAAFAKAYQLLEMVGLETFAEDLAGSLPYGAQRRLEIARAMAADPKLLLLDEPAAGMNDSETADLMALIRKINDMGVTIIVIEHDMNLMMEICDRIVAINFGVKIADGTPAEIQNDQAVIDAYLGE
- a CDS encoding ABC transporter ATP-binding protein codes for the protein MLKIDQVQAGYGNIIALKEISLAVEAGQIVSLIGANGAGKSTLMKTIMQVIKPKSGQVTFMDQSLTSLPTYKVVDAGIALVPEGRQILESMTVLENLEMGAFQRTDDEIDQDIEKIFSQFPILKERQKQLGGTLSGGQQQMLAIGRALMSRPQLLLLDEPSMGLAPLVVKEIFEVIQQINQGGMTVLLVEQNASKALEIADYAYVMETGKIVLEGAGPDLAADPRVKAAYLGG
- a CDS encoding branched-chain amino acid ABC transporter permease, with protein sequence MSFLNPYYLQVAMFALINAIAAISVFIVLQSGQVSLGSAGFMSIGAYTSAILTMNYNVPMFLSILIGAIVAAVVSLIIGVPTTKLSGLYLTIATIGFSEVVRVLFLNLEITNGALGLSGIPSLGQEVTNLLAGWGLLNTGIQYNQLQSLVQIVIVALIMAVIVYLWLNLEQSKIGRAFLAVKADNHAAELAGINVAKYKLTSFVLSAFVAGVAGALFAHATNFINPGDFDFSLSVDNLLCVVFGGSDVIWGPILGSIVLTALPEMLRFMAEWRDMIYGILLVLLLIFRTDGIITVDMVRRLRAKRQAGKTPDYVTANQKDKEGA
- a CDS encoding ABC transporter substrate-binding protein — protein: MKKKSLFGLAASAMLLLAACGGGGGNSAGNASGDADTAKFGLVTILSGNAAAYGTSIKEGAELAVEEINQKGDGQVELIVEDDKGDKNETINAVNKLIHSDNVLAIEGPTLSGQMFAAGPIGQEAGVTMLGTSTTAEGITDIGDYIFRNSIPESTAVAEAVRQSHDELGYKTAAVLYSQNNDMMVSVNNTLQDTFNEVGVEVVTTETFADGDTDFSAQLTNIKAKNPDVIAVASLYQEGALIVKKAREMGLNQPIVGSNGFNSPEFIEQAGAAADGSIVGTPWFPDRDSDKVRDFNANYEAKYGKKPDQFAAQSYDAIYLLYQAWLDSGKTQDRAAFRDALANIDTIEGVTGDFKFTEKGDPEMAVQVLKIEDGQFTELSE
- a CDS encoding branched-chain amino acid ABC transporter permease; the protein is MFIQQLVNGLTLGSTYAIFAIGYTLILGVLGIINMAHGEIFMFGAYTALILVSRYQVNIFLALLVAMVVGAILGFLLEFLAFRPLRRANVSHLAPLISTIGISLILENLALNLFGPQTHAFPKVLDDYAFSIGDVNVSKVQVVSFLTAIILMVIISYVINKTKVGKGIRATSENPETAELLGINTSRTITMTVMLASALGAASGVLMGLTYDAISPTMGGQMSFKGLAVVILGGLGNINGAVIGGFILGIAEVFTVAYGASAWRDAIAFILIIILLFFRPQGLFGGIKKGGRP
- the brnQ gene encoding branched-chain amino acid transport system II carrier protein, producing MKKQSLSRSQRLVTALMLFGLFFGAGNIIFPIFLGQAAANQTLIASLGFNLTAVGLPLLAIAAMGISGSDSVMTLASRVSKPFGYFFTIALYLTIGPFFAIPRLATVSYEVGLTSFVPANQQGLGLFSYSLIFFALALFLALRPSRIIEWVGKYLTPIFLALLLVIVIRAWLDPAGLDTSQMATGNFAGQALTTGLLEGYNTMDSLAGLAFGIIVIKAIQDFGVKEGRLVAVEVVKSGFLAILLMSIIYLALALLGWQSRNYLPLAENGGIALSQITQHYFGQAGQVLLALLMFVACLKTAIGLIVALSETFAGMFPNLISQRAWAIIASLVGFGVANIGLTAIIQLSLPVLMLLYPLAIVLIVVALLPYRWQGPRVYQAATAFTLVPALVDFIRTAPAVLSESGLGTAVQAWATSYLPLYGVGFGWILPALIGILVGLWLNNRQRA
- a CDS encoding IS256 family transposase — translated: MAQLNITLNLEEITEAVLNSDMDQMMKSLTVTIFNAYMQAEREEFINAKRYERTDDRKDYRNGSYKRNFKTKVGTVELDVPRTRSGEFDTKLFDKYQRMDKAFVAVLTEMYINGVSTRRIKKVVETLCGEGVSKSFVSSVNKNLDPAVFEFKGRSLTHTNFRYVYVDAMYIKVRENHRSVFKGVYIAQGINDDNRREIIGFMIADNESEENWKNFFLDLKARGLTKPTLIISDAHKGLKSAISNQFLGTTWQRCTVHFLRNILAHFPKKDCSHERSLLKRIFNADSQQRARELKFEFVEYVSGNEKYDKAVNTLEEGFEDAIPYLLEPTPYRVSLKTTNSLERLNREIRRREKVVGLFPNIEAAERLIGSVLLDLHEYWETCPHKFFNNIV